A DNA window from Danio aesculapii chromosome 1, fDanAes4.1, whole genome shotgun sequence contains the following coding sequences:
- the LOC130223129 gene encoding adhesion G protein-coupled receptor E3-like, translated as MCKGGGMEDHQTTFEGAEEGQVFIIGPQVTLDKIPQLTTTNSSVDIDLIGIAKNSNDRSAAVAFMSYTTMENLLKADFFNTTNDTIKTMMSTVISATLPKTSNTTLTKAVNFTFRHIREFDPNGSLSCVYWNISKWIVDGCSVLNSNSSHTVCSCVHLSTFALIMQTSSSPAPSDLLDLLNLVCVIVGLVFFSLALLSFALCQWSPGVNNVARINICISLLSAHLLFLLTQQFLSLIRPQQVLCVVIAGLLHFLFLSAFVWMFIEAVLVFICVKNLSQISSKKREVLSSVFLCVIGYMVALVVVCVSIGLVPEGYGSEHCWIKTDEGFIWSFLGPVCVILALNMIFFIRIVIILNSALTKLNSEVSQMKQTKVMVFKTLGQFVVLGCPWILGFFTNTSEMLQILFLVLNSQQGTFIFLIYCMLNNEIRQQYWKCFTYLCSGRKQH; from the exons ATGTGCAAAGGTGGAGGCATGGAAGACCACCAGACTACTTTCGAGGGAGCAGAAG aAGGACAAGTCTTCATCATTGGACCACAGGTGACCTTAGATAAAATCCCTCAACTTACCACAACAAATTCTTCTGTAGACATTGATCTTATTGGCATCGCCAAGAACAGCAATGACA GATCTGCTGCTGTGGCTTTCATGAGCTACACCACAATGGAGAATCTACTGAAGGCCGACTTCTTCAACACAACTAATGACACCATTAAAACCATGATGTCCACTGTGATCTCAGCTACTCTTCCCAAAACCAGCAACACTACACTCACCAAAGCAGTCAACTTCACCTTCAGACACATCAGA GAGTTTGACCCCAACGGTTCTCTGTCCTGTGTGTACTGGAATATCAGCAAGTGGATTGTAGATGGTTGTTCTGTGTTAAACAGCAACAGCAGCCACACTGTGTGTTCCTGTGTTCATCTGTCCACATTCGCTCTCATCATGCAGACCAGCAGCAGTCCAGCACCG AGCGATCTGCTGGATCTGCTGAATCTGGTGTGTGTGATCGTGGGTCTGGTGTTCTTCAGTTTGGCTCTGTTGTCCTTTGCTCTTTGTCAGTGGAGTCCTGGAGTCAATAATGTGGCTCGAATCAACATCTGCATCAGTCTGCTGTCGGCTCACCTTCTGTTTCTGCTCACACAACAGTTCCTGAGCCTCATTCGCCCTCAGCAG GTGTTGTGTGTGGTAATAGCAGGCCTTCTGCACTTCCTCTTCCTCTCCGCCTTTGTGTGGATGTTCATTGAAGCTGTGCTGGTCTTCATCTGTGTCAAGAACCTATCACAGATCAGCTCCAAAAAGAGGGAGGTGCTTAGCAGTGTATTCTTGTGTGTGATTGGATATATGGTTGCTCTGgttgtggtgtgtgtgtctaTAGGGCTGGTTCCAGAAGGATACGGCAGTGAACA CTGCTGGATTAAAACAGATGAAGGGTTTATCTGGAGTTTTCTGGGTCCTGTTTGTGTCATACTAGCA CTGAACATGATTTTCTTCATCAGGATCGTCATCATTCTGAACTCAGCTCTCACAAAACTGAACAGTGAAGTTTCACAGATGAAGCAAACCAA GGTTATGGTGTTTAAAACACTGGGTCAGTTTGTGGTTCTTGGTTGTCCTTGGATTCTGGGTTTCTTCACTAATACCAGTGAGATGCTGCAGATCCTCTTCCTGGTCTTGAACTCTCAGCAGGGAACCTTCATCTTCCTGATCTACTGTATGCTCAATAATGAG ATCAGGCAGCAGTACTGGAAGTGCTTCACATATCTGTGCTCTGGACGCAAACAACACTGA